A stretch of Clostridium sp. BJN0001 DNA encodes these proteins:
- the rfbB gene encoding dTDP-glucose 4,6-dehydratase — MKIVVTGGAGFIGGNFVHYMLNKYKDYKIIVVDCLTYAGNMETLSDVKDNPNFSFYKIDIADRQAIYDMFSKEKPDMVVNFAAESHVDRSIVNPEIFLRTNILGTSVLMDACRKYGIKRYHQVSTDEVYGDLPLDRKDLFFTEETPIHTSSPYSSSKASADLLVGAYFRTYNLPVTISRCSNNYGPYHFPEKLIPLIITNALEDKDIPVYGTGENVRDWLYVEDHCRAIDLIIHKGTIGEIYNIGGHNEKSNIEVVKTVLRELKKPESLIKYVTDRKGHDRRYAIDPTKIHNALGWLPETKFDDGIKKTVKWYLDNKKWLQNVISGDYQKYYEKMYFRR, encoded by the coding sequence ATGAAGATAGTAGTAACAGGCGGAGCCGGCTTTATAGGTGGAAATTTTGTTCATTATATGCTAAACAAATACAAAGATTATAAAATAATCGTAGTAGACTGTTTAACTTATGCAGGAAATATGGAAACTCTTTCTGATGTTAAAGATAATCCTAATTTCTCGTTTTATAAAATAGATATTGCAGATAGGCAAGCTATCTATGATATGTTTTCTAAAGAGAAACCAGATATGGTGGTAAACTTTGCAGCAGAGAGCCATGTTGATAGATCTATAGTAAATCCTGAAATCTTTTTAAGAACTAATATTTTAGGAACATCAGTACTTATGGACGCATGTAGAAAATATGGAATAAAGAGATACCATCAGGTTTCTACAGATGAGGTATATGGAGATCTTCCACTTGATAGAAAAGATCTCTTCTTTACAGAAGAAACTCCTATACATACATCAAGCCCATATTCTTCAAGTAAGGCATCAGCTGATCTTTTAGTAGGTGCATATTTTAGAACTTATAATCTTCCAGTAACAATTTCAAGATGTTCAAATAATTATGGACCATATCATTTCCCAGAAAAGCTTATACCTCTTATAATAACTAATGCATTAGAGGATAAAGATATTCCTGTATATGGAACAGGTGAAAATGTACGTGACTGGCTTTATGTTGAAGATCATTGCAGAGCAATTGATTTAATAATCCATAAAGGTACTATTGGTGAAATTTACAACATAGGTGGACATAATGAAAAAAGCAATATTGAAGTTGTAAAAACAGTTCTAAGAGAGCTTAAAAAACCAGAATCACTTATAAAATATGTAACAGATAGAAAAGGCCATGATAGAAGATACGCAATAGATCCTACAAAGATTCATAATGCGTTAGGATGGCTTCCTGAAACTAAATTTGATGATGGAATTAAAAAGACTGTAAAGTGGTATTTAGATAATAAAAAGTGGCTTCAAAACGTAATTAGTGGAGATTATCAAAAATACTATGAGAAGATGTATTTTAGAAGATAG
- the rfbD gene encoding dTDP-4-dehydrorhamnose reductase, whose translation MVLVTGVNGQLGYDVIRELKKRNIEFTAAGRDEFDITDAKKTDEFIEKLKPECVIHCAAYTAVDRAEDEKELCAKVNVSGTENIAKACKKIDAKIVYISTDYVYDGKGDKPFEVDGNINPLSVYGKTKYEGELKVKEYLDKYFIVRISWVFGINGNNFIKTMLRLGKEKEEINVVSDQIGSPTYTKDLAYLLCDMVQTEKYGIYNATNEGFCSWAEFASEIMNQAGLKCKVNFITTSEYPSKAVRPMNSRMSKKKLLDNGFKVLPDWKDALKNYLGEIK comes from the coding sequence ATGGTTTTAGTAACTGGAGTTAATGGACAACTTGGATATGATGTTATAAGAGAATTAAAAAAAAGAAATATTGAATTTACTGCTGCAGGCAGAGATGAATTTGATATTACAGATGCTAAAAAGACAGATGAATTTATAGAAAAACTCAAACCAGAATGTGTAATTCATTGTGCAGCATATACAGCTGTTGATAGAGCTGAAGATGAAAAAGAATTATGCGCAAAGGTAAATGTATCTGGAACGGAAAATATAGCAAAAGCTTGCAAAAAAATAGATGCAAAGATTGTATATATTTCAACAGATTATGTTTATGATGGAAAAGGCGATAAACCATTTGAAGTTGATGGAAATATAAATCCACTTTCAGTATATGGAAAGACTAAATATGAAGGCGAACTTAAAGTAAAAGAATATTTAGATAAATATTTTATAGTAAGAATTTCATGGGTGTTTGGCATTAATGGAAATAACTTTATAAAGACAATGTTAAGACTTGGAAAAGAAAAAGAAGAGATAAATGTAGTGTCTGACCAAATTGGAAGCCCTACATATACTAAGGATTTAGCGTATCTTTTATGTGATATGGTGCAAACTGAAAAGTATGGAATATATAATGCTACTAATGAGGGCTTCTGCTCATGGGCAGAGTTTGCTAGTGAGATTATGAATCAGGCAGGTTTAAAATGCAAAGTTAATTTTATTACTACAAGTGAGTATCCTTCAAAGGCTGTAAGACCTATGAATTCTAGAATGAGTAAGAAGAAACTTTTAGATAATGGCTTTAAGGTTCTTCCTGATTGGAAAGATGCACTAAAAAATTATTTGGGAGAGATAAAATGA
- a CDS encoding glycosyltransferase family 2 protein, translating to MLFFEFVIVCFFAFSKKLRSNFIMHYQLYIINYQFMINKQVSILLAVYNPNYDWFRKQLISLNNQSYKNINLYVYDDCPENPFDEEYLKKYITNFKYKLIRGKENKGSNKAFEYLTKIADGDYFAYCDQDDIWETEKIEKMVDAFKDKDVTLAYCDLSIIDKDDKKIADSFTDIRKRIVYLSGFNQAQNILFSNFVTGCAMMVRSDMAKKAVPFHEMIVHDQWIAIIAALNGKIEFIKTPLIRYRQHNNNQTGILKDVYDKKSYYKRRIDDYLECYYIYKKRLSSYKEIKKTIDDTILWIESRKRYSKRVSFSDLKTIIKYRKFHKISAILDIVLPFIPDILFKIILKLAKKGII from the coding sequence ATGCTTTTCTTTGAATTTGTTATTGTATGTTTCTTTGCGTTTTCAAAGAAATTGCGAAGCAATTTCATTATGCATTATCAATTATACATTATCAATTATCAATTTATGATTAATAAACAAGTATCAATTCTATTAGCAGTATATAATCCTAATTATGACTGGTTTAGAAAGCAACTTATATCATTAAATAATCAGAGCTATAAAAATATTAATTTATATGTTTATGATGACTGCCCTGAAAATCCTTTTGATGAAGAGTATTTAAAAAAGTATATAACTAATTTTAAATATAAATTAATAAGAGGAAAAGAAAATAAAGGCTCAAATAAAGCTTTTGAATATCTCACAAAAATTGCAGATGGTGATTATTTTGCTTACTGTGATCAGGATGATATATGGGAAACTGAAAAAATAGAAAAGATGGTAGATGCGTTTAAAGATAAAGACGTTACTTTAGCGTATTGTGATCTTTCTATAATTGATAAAGATGATAAAAAAATAGCAGATAGCTTTACTGATATAAGAAAAAGAATTGTTTACTTGTCAGGTTTTAATCAGGCACAAAACATACTGTTTTCAAATTTTGTTACAGGGTGTGCAATGATGGTTAGAAGCGATATGGCAAAAAAAGCTGTTCCATTTCATGAAATGATTGTTCATGATCAGTGGATAGCAATAATTGCAGCATTAAATGGAAAAATAGAATTTATAAAAACGCCACTTATAAGGTATAGACAGCATAATAATAATCAAACAGGGATTTTAAAAGATGTATATGATAAGAAGTCATATTATAAAAGAAGAATAGATGATTATCTTGAATGTTATTATATATATAAAAAAAGATTATCTTCTTATAAAGAGATAAAAAAAACTATTGATGATACTATTTTGTGGATTGAGTCACGAAAGAGGTATTCAAAAAGAGTATCATTTAGTGATTTAAAAACAATAATTAAGTATAGAAAATTTCATAAAATATCAGCGATATTAGATATAGTATTACCATTTATACCTGATATTTTATTTAAAATAATTTTAAAATTGGCTAAGAAAGGAATCATATAG
- the rfbC gene encoding dTDP-4-dehydrorhamnose 3,5-epimerase, with amino-acid sequence MKLTETEIKGVYIVEPQVFGDNRGWFMETYSKIKTPEIALDYVQDNQSYSKEKGILRGIHFQNGEHSQAKLVRVVRGKVLDVAVDLRKGSPTYKKWVSVELSEENKKQFFIPRGFGHGFVTLSDDVEFVYKTDNYYNKESDRSIKFDDPEIGVDWGIKNPILSEKDKKAPRLRDSDCSFIYRE; translated from the coding sequence ATGAAATTAACAGAAACAGAAATAAAAGGTGTTTATATAGTAGAACCACAGGTATTTGGAGATAACAGAGGATGGTTTATGGAAACTTATTCAAAGATAAAGACTCCTGAAATTGCACTTGATTATGTTCAGGATAATCAGTCTTACTCTAAAGAAAAAGGAATACTTCGTGGAATTCATTTTCAAAATGGAGAACATTCACAGGCAAAGCTTGTAAGAGTAGTAAGAGGAAAAGTTTTAGATGTTGCTGTGGATTTAAGAAAAGGCTCACCTACATACAAGAAATGGGTAAGCGTTGAACTTTCAGAAGAAAATAAAAAACAGTTTTTTATTCCAAGAGGTTTTGGGCATGGATTTGTAACTTTAAGTGATGATGTTGAATTTGTTTACAAAACAGATAATTATTACAACAAAGAAAGCGATAGAAGCATAAAGTTCGATGATCCTGAAATTGGTGTAGATTGGGGAATAAAAAATCCGATTTTATCAGAAAAAGATAAAAAAGCACCGAGATTAAGGGATAGTGATTGTAGTTTTATATATAGGGAGTAG
- a CDS encoding ABC transporter permease: MRKKRALKLLIILVMAIISNILIIKYCNLGNANITLTYKIVDDYSDTFQLFYSKDGQWNENEVDSQNYKISNEKQKIKFSFPQNIKYLRLDLGSKTSNIKISDVEMSLFGKNVELDLQEVFSNQNEQIENVSIEDNSLDIITNGVDPYCIYEISADTMNKVMQNMLLINKLLKIFLCIIVDILCFFIAKKAYSIYTLMNELNTSKRLIWNLAKNDFKTKYAGSYLGITWAFVQPVVTIVLYWIVFEFGLKAGSPTKNVPYILWLMTGLIPWFFFQESLLNATNCLMEYSYLVKKVVFKVSILPIVKIISALFIHLAFIVFIFLVSSIYKIYPTKYIIQLIYYSFCTFFISLAFSYITSSIIVFFKDLGQIISILLQIGMWATPLMWSYTIVPKKFQWIVKLNPMFYIAEGYRDTFINKIWFIDKYFQTIYFWVIVTVVFIIGTTIFKKLKPHFADVL; encoded by the coding sequence ATGAGAAAAAAAAGAGCTCTTAAATTATTAATCATACTTGTAATGGCGATAATATCAAATATTTTAATAATTAAATACTGTAATCTAGGTAATGCAAATATAACTTTAACTTATAAAATAGTTGATGATTATTCAGATACTTTTCAATTATTTTATAGTAAAGATGGTCAATGGAATGAAAATGAAGTAGATAGTCAAAATTACAAAATATCGAATGAAAAACAGAAAATAAAATTTTCATTTCCACAAAATATAAAATACTTACGATTAGATCTTGGAAGCAAAACTTCAAATATTAAAATATCAGATGTAGAGATGAGTTTGTTTGGTAAAAACGTAGAGTTAGATCTTCAAGAAGTGTTTTCTAATCAAAATGAGCAAATAGAAAATGTGAGTATAGAGGATAATTCTCTTGATATAATTACGAATGGAGTTGATCCATATTGTATATATGAAATTAGTGCTGATACAATGAATAAAGTAATGCAAAATATGCTTTTGATAAATAAGCTTTTAAAGATATTTTTATGTATAATAGTTGATATTCTATGTTTTTTTATTGCAAAAAAAGCATACAGTATTTATACATTAATGAATGAATTAAATACAAGTAAAAGATTGATATGGAATTTAGCTAAAAATGATTTTAAAACTAAATATGCAGGATCATATTTAGGAATTACTTGGGCGTTTGTACAACCAGTGGTTACTATAGTTCTTTATTGGATTGTATTTGAATTTGGATTGAAAGCAGGATCTCCGACAAAAAATGTTCCATATATTTTATGGTTAATGACTGGATTAATTCCATGGTTCTTTTTTCAAGAGTCATTACTCAATGCAACTAATTGTTTGATGGAATATAGTTATTTAGTAAAAAAAGTAGTATTTAAAGTAAGTATTTTGCCTATTGTAAAAATAATATCAGCATTATTTATACATTTAGCATTTATAGTATTTATATTTTTAGTTAGTAGTATATACAAAATATATCCAACAAAATATATTATTCAATTGATATATTATTCATTTTGTACATTTTTTATTTCGCTTGCATTTTCATATATTACTTCATCAATCATAGTGTTTTTTAAAGATTTAGGACAGATAATTAGTATTTTATTACAGATAGGAATGTGGGCTACACCTTTAATGTGGAGTTATACGATTGTTCCTAAAAAATTTCAGTGGATTGTAAAATTAAATCCTATGTTCTATATAGCTGAAGGCTATAGAGATACATTTATTAATAAAATATGGTTTATTGATAAATATTTTCAAACAATATATTTTTGGGTAATAGTTACTGTAGTATTTATTATAGGAACAACAATTTTTAAGAAATTAAAGCCACATTTTGCTGATGTACTATGA
- a CDS encoding four helix bundle protein: MKENNIIIKKSFGFALSIIKFTEYLKSEKKQYVIADQLLRSGTSIGANVKESINAISRADFRHKMSIALKEADETEYWLSLILYSNILNEDKLQIMINECKEICRVLNSIVKNSR; this comes from the coding sequence ATGAAAGAAAATAATATAATAATCAAAAAATCATTTGGCTTTGCATTATCAATTATAAAATTTACAGAGTATCTTAAAAGTGAAAAGAAACAGTATGTAATAGCAGATCAGTTATTACGTTCGGGAACAAGTATTGGAGCTAATGTTAAAGAATCAATTAATGCAATAAGCAGAGCTGACTTTAGACATAAAATGAGTATAGCATTAAAAGAAGCAGACGAAACAGAATATTGGTTAAGTTTAATATTATATAGCAATATACTTAATGAAGATAAATTACAAATTATGATAAATGAGTGCAAAGAAATTTGCAGAGTACTAAATAGCATAGTAAAAAATAGCAGGTAG
- a CDS encoding undecaprenyl-phosphate glucose phosphotransferase: MIKENQDFLNKLNAFTDIIFLFLSMAVAYFVRFYIFSSDAADFVKLNTYFKFCFIIVPFNLVIFHFCSLYNSFRTSLFSAEFSKIVLANTVLTGVVFSLLYILKLVDISRWVLIFFYFINILLISIKRFSLRKMLSSLRAKGFNLKHVVIVGSGNIARSYLNTIIKNRSYGYAYSGYISDSDNFTGKKLGNYKNLLNVLNKTKPDEVICALETNESEILKSVISDCEKTGTKVSIIPFCYEYIPAHPYIDQIGNIPLINVRRIPLDNFGNAILKRIIDILGSLCLIILCSPIYICTAVLIKLTSKGPIFFKQQRVGLNKKLFTMYKFRSMRVNNEETTGWTTNNDNRKTKFGSFIRKYSIDETPQFFNVLKGDMSLIGPRPEIPHFVDEFKDEIPLYMVKHQVKPGITGLAQIKGYRGDTSIKKRIEFDIYYIENWSLLMDIEILFKTAFKGFRNNETIVKGKMTNDK; this comes from the coding sequence ATGATAAAAGAGAATCAAGATTTCTTAAATAAACTAAACGCATTTACTGATATTATATTTCTATTTCTTTCAATGGCAGTTGCCTATTTTGTAAGATTTTACATATTTTCATCAGATGCAGCAGATTTTGTAAAACTCAATACATATTTTAAATTTTGTTTTATTATAGTGCCTTTTAACTTAGTGATTTTTCATTTCTGCAGCCTATATAATTCTTTTAGAACTTCACTCTTTAGTGCAGAATTTTCAAAAATAGTACTAGCTAATACAGTCTTAACTGGTGTTGTTTTTTCATTATTATATATATTAAAATTAGTTGATATATCAAGATGGGTTTTAATCTTCTTTTATTTTATAAATATATTGTTGATTTCAATTAAAAGATTTTCTTTAAGAAAAATGCTTTCTTCGTTAAGAGCAAAAGGTTTTAACTTAAAGCATGTAGTTATAGTAGGTTCAGGCAATATTGCAAGGTCATATTTAAATACGATAATAAAAAACAGAAGCTATGGATATGCATATTCTGGATATATTTCAGATTCAGATAATTTTACAGGCAAAAAGTTAGGAAATTATAAAAATCTTTTAAATGTTTTAAATAAAACAAAACCTGATGAAGTTATTTGTGCTCTTGAAACAAATGAATCTGAAATACTTAAAAGTGTTATTTCAGATTGCGAAAAAACAGGTACAAAAGTATCAATAATTCCATTCTGCTATGAATATATACCAGCTCATCCTTACATAGATCAGATAGGAAACATTCCTCTTATAAACGTTAGAAGAATACCTCTTGATAACTTTGGTAATGCAATATTAAAACGAATTATAGATATTTTAGGTTCTTTATGTCTTATAATTCTTTGCTCTCCAATTTACATATGTACAGCAGTGCTTATAAAATTGACATCTAAAGGTCCTATATTCTTTAAGCAGCAAAGAGTTGGACTTAATAAAAAGTTATTTACTATGTATAAATTCAGATCCATGAGAGTAAATAATGAAGAAACTACAGGTTGGACAACCAATAATGACAACAGAAAAACAAAATTTGGTTCTTTTATACGAAAATATTCAATAGACGAAACACCTCAGTTCTTTAACGTTCTAAAAGGAGATATGAGCCTTATAGGTCCAAGACCTGAAATACCTCATTTCGTAGATGAATTTAAAGATGAAATACCCTTATATATGGTCAAACACCAAGTAAAGCCAGGAATAACAGGACTAGCTCAAATTAAAGGCTACAGAGGTGACACATCGATAAAGAAAAGAATTGAATTCGATATATATTATATAGAAAATTGGTCACTACTAATGGACATAGAGATACTATTTAAAACAGCATTTAAAGGGTTTAGGAATAACGAAACAATTGTTAAAGGAAAAATGACAAATGATAAATGA
- a CDS encoding ABC transporter ATP-binding protein — MEQISAIKVQNLNKVYRLYNKPIDRMKEALSLTKKKYGKDHYALKNINFEVKKGDTVGIVGTNGSGKSTILKIITGVLTPTFGTVEVNGRISALLELGAGFNPEYTGIENIYLNGTMMGYTKEEMKKRVQPIMDFADIGEFINQPVKTYSSGMFARLAFAVAINVEPEILIVDEALAVGDVRFQIKCMDRMKHMMEGGTTVLFVSHDITSIKKFCKKAVWLDRGILKSYGDVDRVCDQYLDFLKCIENKDINKEVTKEIPKKVNEEKIEKKQVKNNNIIAEIIDFQILNKDNKIITETKYNEFTKIRVKYNVYDEKIKKPVLGIALKRIDDEYTCGLNTLLDNVDISWHKGINMFELEYEKGILAISGKYYFDVALFEQTAVVPIQYISKIKTILVTSKYIGEGRYIIPHKWRNVD; from the coding sequence ATGGAGCAAATTAGTGCTATAAAAGTACAAAATCTTAATAAAGTTTATAGATTGTATAATAAGCCAATAGATAGAATGAAAGAAGCATTAAGTTTAACTAAAAAGAAATATGGAAAAGATCATTATGCTTTAAAAAATATAAATTTTGAAGTAAAAAAGGGAGATACGGTAGGAATTGTAGGAACAAATGGCTCTGGGAAATCTACGATTTTAAAAATAATAACTGGGGTTTTAACACCTACATTTGGAACAGTTGAAGTTAATGGTAGAATATCAGCTTTACTCGAATTAGGAGCTGGTTTTAATCCAGAATATACGGGAATCGAAAACATTTATTTGAATGGGACAATGATGGGATATACAAAAGAAGAAATGAAAAAAAGAGTACAACCGATAATGGATTTTGCAGATATTGGAGAATTTATAAATCAACCAGTAAAAACATATTCAAGTGGTATGTTTGCAAGACTTGCATTTGCAGTTGCTATAAATGTTGAACCAGAGATACTTATAGTAGATGAAGCTCTAGCTGTTGGTGATGTGAGATTTCAGATAAAATGCATGGATAGAATGAAGCATATGATGGAAGGTGGAACAACAGTACTTTTTGTATCACATGATATTACTTCTATAAAAAAGTTTTGCAAAAAAGCCGTTTGGTTAGATAGAGGAATTTTGAAATCTTATGGTGATGTTGATAGAGTGTGTGATCAATATTTGGATTTCTTAAAGTGTATAGAAAATAAGGATATTAATAAAGAGGTAACAAAAGAAATCCCTAAAAAAGTAAATGAAGAAAAGATAGAAAAAAAGCAAGTAAAAAATAATAATATTATTGCTGAAATAATAGATTTTCAAATATTAAATAAAGATAATAAAATAATAACGGAAACAAAATATAATGAGTTTACAAAAATAAGAGTTAAATATAATGTATATGATGAAAAAATAAAAAAACCAGTTTTAGGAATAGCATTAAAGAGAATTGATGATGAATATACATGTGGATTAAATACTTTATTAGATAATGTTGATATATCATGGCATAAAGGAATAAATATGTTTGAATTAGAATATGAAAAAGGAATTCTTGCTATTAGTGGTAAATATTATTTTGATGTTGCTTTATTTGAACAGACTGCAGTAGTACCAATTCAATATATTAGTAAAATAAAAACAATATTAGTTACTTCAAAATATATAGGTGAAGGTAGATATATAATCCCACATAAATGGAGGAATGTAGATTGA
- a CDS encoding O-antigen ligase family protein, translating into MDKLKKLCKDKSIDFFFPIAFIITIVPLIVRQTTIKLTPAAEKLNGVATKTDLFSQKKALFLLIFSVILLLLIAVFFKKIFSKKDKIVNIILISSFVFLLLTLLSAIFSSYKGEAFFGFYNRSEGFITICCYFILLIYSIYAFKKTDDFKYITVPLIIIVFIDSFLGLFQYLGEDLIKTKLGILLTIPLKDYNPNMKMNLLFESGKLYGTTSNYNYIGSLIALIIPVLIFAFIYELKEGYKAGYKFALLFAVILCPLILLGSSSRGGLIGVFMSILFAVIVFFKQIKKKWKGLLIFIAVIAVLLVGLNFISKGKIFSRIPQMGSDFISLFKTSDKTYKDTVPIKDIKSTDSGIEVTLQNDILKMAFNDGKCTFTDSNDKTVEYIFNSKNGVISTTDERFKSISFKYGALTNGDKETQGLVLLYNNQNSFYFKHEDDDTLKLFDMASFTEMELKDPPYIGFKGKETIGSARGYIWSRSLPLLKENILLGSGADTFIYRFPQDDLIGKLAAYNTTNMMVDKPHNLYLKTALDSGVIALIAFLIIMLTYIIDSFKLYAFKEKYSRESLYGIGTFLGIVGYLFTGIFNDSVVSVAPIFYVLLGTGIAINYVIRKQIRQ; encoded by the coding sequence TTGGACAAGCTTAAAAAATTATGTAAAGATAAATCTATTGATTTTTTCTTTCCTATCGCATTTATTATTACAATAGTTCCACTTATAGTAAGACAAACGACTATAAAACTCACACCTGCTGCTGAAAAACTTAACGGTGTAGCTACGAAAACAGATTTATTTTCGCAAAAGAAAGCTTTATTTTTATTAATATTTTCTGTAATACTACTTTTACTTATTGCAGTATTTTTCAAGAAAATATTCTCAAAGAAAGATAAGATAGTAAATATAATATTAATATCATCATTTGTATTTTTATTATTAACTCTTCTTTCAGCTATATTTTCATCATATAAAGGTGAAGCATTTTTTGGATTCTACAATAGATCTGAAGGATTTATTACAATATGCTGTTATTTTATACTTCTTATTTACTCTATATATGCTTTTAAAAAGACAGATGATTTTAAATATATTACTGTTCCGCTTATTATAATTGTTTTTATAGATTCATTTTTAGGATTATTCCAATATCTTGGAGAAGATTTAATAAAAACAAAATTAGGAATTCTTTTAACTATACCACTTAAAGATTATAATCCAAACATGAAAATGAATCTTCTATTTGAATCTGGAAAGCTATATGGTACGACTTCAAATTACAACTACATAGGAAGTCTTATTGCACTTATTATTCCAGTTCTTATATTTGCATTTATATATGAACTTAAAGAAGGCTATAAAGCAGGATATAAATTCGCTCTTTTATTTGCAGTTATATTATGTCCTCTTATATTATTAGGTAGTAGTTCAAGAGGTGGACTTATCGGAGTATTTATGTCAATTCTTTTTGCAGTAATAGTTTTCTTTAAACAGATAAAGAAAAAGTGGAAAGGTCTTTTAATATTTATTGCTGTTATTGCAGTTTTACTTGTAGGACTTAACTTTATATCTAAAGGAAAAATATTTAGTAGAATACCTCAGATGGGTTCAGATTTTATATCGCTATTTAAAACTTCAGACAAAACTTATAAAGACACAGTGCCTATAAAAGATATTAAAAGTACAGATTCAGGTATAGAAGTAACACTTCAAAATGATATTTTAAAGATGGCTTTTAATGATGGAAAATGTACATTTACAGATTCTAATGATAAAACTGTAGAATATATTTTTAATTCTAAAAATGGAGTAATTTCAACAACAGATGAACGATTTAAAAGTATTTCATTTAAATATGGTGCATTAACAAACGGAGATAAAGAGACACAAGGATTGGTTCTTTTATATAACAATCAAAATTCTTTCTATTTCAAACATGAAGATGATGATACTCTTAAACTTTTTGATATGGCATCATTTACTGAAATGGAGCTTAAAGATCCTCCTTATATAGGATTTAAAGGAAAAGAAACAATAGGTTCTGCAAGAGGATACATTTGGTCAAGATCTCTTCCTTTATTAAAGGAAAATATTTTGCTTGGTTCAGGAGCTGATACATTTATATACAGGTTCCCTCAAGATGACCTTATAGGAAAGCTTGCAGCTTATAATACAACTAATATGATGGTAGATAAGCCTCATAACCTTTATTTAAAAACAGCACTAGATAGTGGAGTAATCGCATTAATTGCATTTTTAATTATTATGCTTACTTATATAATAGACAGTTTTAAGCTCTATGCTTTTAAAGAAAAATATTCAAGAGAATCCCTTTATGGAATAGGAACATTCCTTGGAATAGTAGGATATCTATTTACAGGAATATTTAATGACTCAGTAGTTTCAGTTGCACCAATATTTTATGTACTACTTGGAACTGGAATAGCAATAAACTACGTTATAAGAAAACAAATTAGACAATAA
- the rfbA gene encoding glucose-1-phosphate thymidylyltransferase RfbA, producing MTKGIVLAGGNGTRLYPLTMVTSKQLLPVYDKPMIYYPIATLMLAGIRDILIISTPNDLPNFKNLLGDGSSYGIHLSYKVQEKPNGLAEAFILGEDFIAGDSCAMILGDNIFHGNGLTELLKKAVNDTENATVFGYYVDDPERFGVVEFDKEARAVSIEEKPDKPKSNYAVTGLYFYDKNVSEYAKSIKPSKRGELEITDLNKIYLEKGKLDVITLGRGYGWLDTGTMDSLSEASEYVKVIEKGQGLIIACLEEIAYRNKWIDKNTLLINAKKYGKSPYGQHLKKVAEGKIIY from the coding sequence TTGACAAAAGGGATAGTTTTAGCAGGAGGAAATGGAACTAGATTATATCCACTTACAATGGTAACATCTAAACAGCTTCTTCCAGTATATGATAAACCTATGATTTATTATCCAATAGCAACACTTATGCTTGCAGGGATAAGAGATATTTTGATAATTTCAACTCCTAATGATTTACCGAATTTTAAAAATCTTTTAGGTGATGGAAGTTCATATGGAATACATCTTTCATATAAAGTTCAAGAAAAACCAAATGGTCTTGCAGAAGCCTTCATATTAGGAGAAGATTTCATAGCAGGAGATAGCTGTGCAATGATACTTGGAGATAATATTTTTCATGGAAACGGTCTTACAGAGCTTTTAAAAAAAGCAGTTAATGATACAGAAAATGCAACTGTATTTGGATATTATGTAGATGATCCTGAACGTTTTGGAGTTGTTGAATTTGATAAAGAGGCAAGAGCTGTATCTATTGAAGAAAAACCAGATAAGCCAAAATCTAATTATGCAGTAACAGGTCTTTATTTTTATGATAAAAATGTTTCAGAATATGCAAAAAGCATTAAACCTTCAAAAAGAGGAGAACTTGAGATAACAGATTTAAATAAAATCTATTTAGAAAAAGGAAAGTTAGATGTAATAACTCTTGGAAGAGGGTATGGATGGCTTGATACTGGAACAATGGACAGTTTAAGTGAAGCTTCTGAATACGTAAAAGTAATTGAAAAAGGACAAGGACTTATAATAGCATGTCTTGAAGAAATAGCTTATAGGAATAAATGGATTGATAAAAATACTCTGCTTATTAATGCGAAAAAATATGGTAAAAGCCCTTACGGACAGCATTTAAAAAAAGTAGCAGAGGGAAAGATAATATATTAA